Proteins encoded together in one Pseudomonas sp. ADAK13 window:
- a CDS encoding acetyl-CoA C-acyltransferase: MTDPIVIVSAVRTPMGGFQGDLKGLTAPQLGAAAIRSAVERAGIASDAVDEVLFGCVLPAGLGQAPARQAALGAGLDKSTRCTTLNKMCGSGMEATILAHDSLLAGSVDVVIAGGMESMSNAPYLLDRARSGYRMGHGRVLDHMFLDGLEDAYDKGRLMGTFAEDCAEHNGFSREAQDAFAIASLTRAQQAITDGNFIAEIVPVQVTVGKEQKTITHDEQPPKAKLDKIATLKPAFREGGTVTAANSSSISDGAAALLLMRESEAQKRGLKPLAVIHGHAAFADEPGLFPVAPVGAIRKLMTKTGWNLDEVDLFEINEAFAVVSLVTMSKLEIPHSKVNIHGGACALGHPIGASGARILVTLLSALRQKGLKRGVAAICIGGGEATAMAVECLY, translated from the coding sequence ATGACTGATCCAATCGTTATTGTCAGCGCGGTACGTACCCCGATGGGCGGGTTCCAGGGCGACCTCAAAGGCCTGACTGCCCCGCAACTGGGCGCTGCAGCGATTCGCTCGGCGGTCGAACGGGCCGGTATTGCCAGCGACGCCGTGGATGAAGTGCTGTTCGGCTGTGTGCTGCCCGCCGGCCTCGGCCAGGCCCCTGCGCGCCAGGCGGCCCTCGGCGCCGGCCTGGACAAATCCACCCGCTGCACCACCCTCAACAAGATGTGCGGCTCCGGCATGGAGGCCACCATCCTGGCCCATGACTCGTTGCTGGCGGGCAGTGTGGACGTGGTCATCGCCGGTGGCATGGAGAGCATGTCCAACGCGCCGTACCTGCTGGACCGCGCCCGCAGCGGTTACCGCATGGGCCACGGCCGGGTGCTCGACCACATGTTCCTCGACGGCCTCGAAGACGCCTATGACAAGGGCCGCCTGATGGGCACCTTTGCCGAGGACTGCGCCGAGCACAACGGCTTTTCCCGCGAGGCCCAGGACGCGTTTGCCATTGCGTCCCTGACCCGTGCGCAACAGGCGATCACCGACGGCAACTTCATCGCCGAAATCGTTCCGGTACAGGTCACCGTAGGCAAGGAGCAGAAAACCATCACCCACGATGAACAGCCGCCCAAAGCCAAACTGGACAAGATCGCCACCTTGAAACCGGCCTTCCGCGAAGGCGGCACGGTGACGGCCGCCAACTCCAGCTCGATTTCCGACGGTGCAGCGGCACTGCTGCTGATGCGTGAGTCCGAAGCGCAAAAGCGTGGGCTCAAGCCGTTGGCGGTGATTCATGGCCACGCAGCCTTTGCCGACGAGCCAGGCCTGTTCCCGGTCGCGCCGGTGGGGGCGATCCGCAAGCTGATGACCAAGACCGGCTGGAACCTCGACGAGGTCGACCTGTTTGAAATCAACGAAGCCTTCGCTGTGGTCAGCCTGGTGACCATGAGCAAGCTGGAAATCCCCCACAGCAAGGTCAACATCCACGGCGGCGCCTGTGCCCTGGGCCATCCGATCGGTGCGTCCGGCGCACGGATCCTGGTGACCCTGCTCTCGGCCCTGCGCCAGAAAGGCCTCAAGCGCGGCGTCGCAGCCATCTGCATCGGCGGCGGTGAAGCCACGGCTATGGCCGTTGAATGCCTGTACTAA
- a CDS encoding acyl-CoA dehydrogenase, translating to MLPNDEQLQISEAARQFAQERLKPFAAEWDREHRFPREAVGEMAELGFFGMLVPEEWGGCDTGYLAYAMALEEIAAGDGACSTIMSVHNSVGCVPILKFGNDQQREQFLKPLASGAMLGAFALTEPQAGSDASGLKTRARLEGDHYVLNGCKQFITSGQNAGIVIVFAVTDPAAGKRGISAFIVPTDSPGYSVARVEDKLGQHASDTCQILFEDVKVPVGNRLGEEGEGYRIALANLEGGRVGIASQAVGMARAAFEAARDYARERESFGKPIIEHQAVAFRLADMATQIAVARQMVHYAAALRDSGKPALVEASMAKLFASEMAEKVCSAALQTLGGYGYLSDFPLERIYRDVRVCQIYEGTSDIQRMVISRNL from the coding sequence ATGCTCCCGAATGACGAACAACTGCAAATCAGCGAGGCCGCCCGGCAATTTGCCCAGGAACGGCTCAAGCCGTTCGCCGCCGAGTGGGACCGCGAGCATCGCTTTCCCAGGGAGGCCGTCGGCGAAATGGCCGAACTGGGCTTTTTCGGCATGCTGGTCCCGGAAGAATGGGGCGGTTGCGACACCGGCTACCTGGCCTATGCGATGGCCCTGGAAGAAATCGCCGCCGGCGACGGCGCCTGCTCGACCATCATGAGCGTGCACAACTCGGTGGGCTGTGTGCCGATCCTCAAGTTCGGTAACGATCAACAGCGAGAGCAGTTCCTCAAGCCCCTGGCCAGCGGCGCCATGCTCGGCGCGTTTGCCTTGACCGAACCCCAGGCCGGCTCCGACGCCAGCGGCCTGAAAACCCGGGCCCGGCTGGAAGGCGATCACTACGTGTTGAATGGCTGCAAGCAGTTCATCACCTCCGGGCAAAACGCCGGGATTGTGATCGTGTTTGCGGTCACCGATCCGGCCGCCGGCAAGCGGGGCATCAGCGCGTTTATCGTGCCCACTGACTCGCCGGGCTACAGCGTGGCGCGGGTCGAGGACAAGCTCGGCCAGCACGCCTCCGACACCTGCCAAATCCTGTTTGAGGACGTGAAAGTGCCGGTCGGCAATCGTTTGGGCGAGGAGGGCGAAGGCTACCGAATCGCCCTGGCCAACCTTGAAGGCGGGCGCGTCGGCATTGCCTCGCAAGCGGTGGGCATGGCGCGGGCGGCGTTTGAAGCGGCCCGGGATTACGCCCGTGAGCGGGAAAGCTTTGGCAAACCGATCATCGAGCACCAGGCCGTGGCGTTCCGCCTGGCGGACATGGCCACGCAAATCGCCGTCGCCCGGCAGATGGTGCATTACGCCGCCGCGCTGCGTGACAGCGGCAAACCGGCGCTGGTGGAAGCCTCAATGGCCAAGCTGTTTGCGTCGGAAATGGCCGAAAAGGTCTGTTCGGCGGCCTTGCAAACCCTCGGCGGTTACGGTTACCTGAGCGACTTTCCCCTGGAGCGGATCTACCGCGATGTGCGGGTCTGCCAGATTTACGAAGGCACCAGCGATATTCAACGCATGGTCATTTCACGCAATCTCTGA
- a CDS encoding SDR family NAD(P)-dependent oxidoreductase, with the protein MQIENKVFLVSGGASGLGAATAEMLVAAGAKVMLVDLNADAVAAQAQKLGEQARSVVADISQEAAAEAAVQATVAAFGGLHGLVNCAGVVRGEKILGKNGPHALANFAQVINVNLIGSFNLLRLAAAAIAETEANADGERGVIINTASVAAFDGQIGQAAYAASKGAIASLTLPAARELARYGIRVMTIAPGIFETPMMAGMTPQVRESLAAGVPFPPRLGKPGEYAALVRHIIENSMLNGEVIRLDGALRMAAK; encoded by the coding sequence ATGCAGATTGAGAACAAGGTTTTTCTGGTCAGCGGCGGCGCTTCAGGCCTCGGCGCGGCAACCGCCGAGATGTTGGTAGCCGCCGGTGCCAAGGTAATGCTGGTGGACCTGAACGCCGACGCCGTCGCCGCCCAGGCGCAAAAACTCGGTGAGCAGGCGCGCAGCGTGGTCGCGGATATCAGCCAGGAAGCCGCCGCCGAGGCTGCGGTGCAGGCCACCGTTGCTGCGTTTGGTGGCTTGCACGGGCTGGTCAACTGCGCCGGCGTGGTGCGTGGCGAGAAAATCCTCGGCAAAAATGGCCCACACGCGTTGGCCAACTTTGCCCAGGTGATCAACGTCAACCTGATCGGCAGTTTCAACCTGCTGCGCCTGGCCGCAGCCGCCATCGCTGAAACCGAGGCAAATGCCGATGGCGAGCGCGGCGTGATCATCAACACCGCCTCGGTGGCAGCCTTTGACGGTCAGATTGGCCAGGCGGCGTATGCCGCCTCCAAGGGCGCGATTGCCAGCCTGACCCTGCCGGCGGCCCGCGAACTGGCGCGCTACGGGATTCGGGTGATGACCATCGCCCCCGGCATTTTCGAAACCCCGATGATGGCCGGCATGACCCCGCAAGTGCGTGAGTCCCTGGCCGCCGGTGTGCCGTTCCCGCCGCGCCTGGGCAAGCCAGGCGAGTACGCCGCGCTGGTGCGGCATATCATTGAAAACAGCATGCTCAACGGCGAGGTGATCCGTCTCGACGGTGCCTTGCGCATGGCGGCCAAATAA
- a CDS encoding enoyl-CoA hydratase — translation MSYETILLDVQGRVGLITLNRPQALNALNAQLVSELNQALDSLEANPEIGCIVLTGSKKAFAAGADIKEMAELTYPQIYLDDLFSDSDRVANRRKPIIAAVNGFALGGGCELALMCDFILAGDNAKFGQPEINLGVLPGMGGTQRLTRAVGKAKAMEMCLTGRFIDAVEAERCGIVARIVPADELLDEALKVATLIASKSVPISMMVKESVNRAFEVSLSEGVRFERRVFHAAFATLDQKEGMAAFVAKRAPEFKDK, via the coding sequence ATGAGTTACGAAACCATTTTGCTGGACGTCCAGGGCCGTGTCGGGCTGATCACCCTCAATCGCCCGCAAGCGCTGAACGCCTTGAATGCTCAACTGGTCAGCGAGTTGAACCAGGCGCTGGACAGCCTGGAAGCCAATCCGGAAATCGGCTGCATCGTGCTCACCGGCTCGAAAAAAGCCTTTGCCGCCGGCGCCGACATCAAGGAAATGGCCGAGCTGACTTACCCGCAGATCTACCTGGATGACCTGTTCAGCGACAGCGACCGCGTGGCCAACCGCCGCAAGCCGATCATTGCGGCGGTCAACGGTTTTGCCCTGGGCGGCGGGTGTGAGCTGGCGTTGATGTGCGACTTCATCCTGGCCGGTGACAACGCCAAGTTCGGCCAGCCGGAAATCAACCTCGGCGTGCTGCCGGGCATGGGCGGCACCCAGCGCCTGACCCGCGCCGTGGGCAAGGCCAAGGCCATGGAAATGTGCCTGACCGGCCGGTTTATCGATGCGGTGGAAGCGGAGCGTTGCGGGATTGTCGCGCGGATCGTGCCGGCGGATGAGTTGCTGGATGAGGCGCTGAAAGTCGCGACCCTGATCGCCAGCAAATCGGTGCCCATCAGCATGATGGTCAAGGAAAGCGTCAACCGTGCGTTTGAAGTGAGCCTGTCTGAAGGTGTGCGCTTTGAGCGCCGGGTGTTCCATGCAGCGTTTGCCACACTGGATCAGAAGGAAGGCATGGCGGCGTTTGTGGCCAAGCGTGCGCCGGAGTTCAAGGATAAGTGA